From Anabaena cylindrica PCC 7122, one genomic window encodes:
- a CDS encoding tyrosine-type recombinase/integrase, whose amino-acid sequence MKSAELPPIKLIPIEDTGVIRKPKGNKISAKTTAPTDIRFVKVQEFLRSNNLAPNSRKLYERELKRFLAWTELHYHDLRPRHFGQYKEYLRDNVRTDTGKPLSKSSMNAGIAALKSFFKWMCYTYPDIIATNPTIGIKLEKVPLPPAQSLTPEQMQRVWSALELLGETKQRDTALVHILSHGLRAGEVVQLNAGSFDGKLLFLPDTKTNEPRLVPLRQDSREVVTEYLQWREQQGEVLTSLSPLMISHHASYQGERLSYHGIYFAIEKIGEIAEVEGLHPHSFRHTYATDLLLLGIDPTHARKLTGHQSERAFRRYTLRSEQEAAISAYYRAIGEETEVE is encoded by the coding sequence ATGAAAAGTGCCGAATTACCACCAATTAAATTAATTCCAATTGAAGATACCGGAGTTATAAGAAAACCAAAAGGCAATAAAATAAGTGCAAAAACCACCGCACCAACTGATATTCGTTTTGTCAAGGTACAGGAGTTTTTACGCAGCAACAACCTTGCGCCTAACAGCCGTAAGCTTTACGAACGAGAACTGAAGAGGTTTTTAGCTTGGACAGAACTGCACTATCATGATCTGCGTCCACGTCATTTTGGGCAGTATAAAGAGTACTTGAGGGATAATGTACGTACTGATACTGGTAAACCTCTTTCTAAAAGCAGCATGAATGCGGGGATTGCGGCTCTCAAAAGCTTTTTTAAGTGGATGTGTTATACGTATCCTGATATCATTGCTACCAATCCGACAATAGGCATCAAACTAGAAAAAGTACCCCTACCACCTGCCCAAAGTTTAACACCAGAACAAATGCAACGGGTATGGTCAGCGTTGGAGTTGCTGGGAGAGACAAAGCAACGAGATACGGCGCTGGTTCACATTCTCAGTCATGGACTGCGGGCTGGGGAAGTTGTACAGTTAAATGCTGGGTCTTTTGATGGCAAGCTGCTATTTTTACCGGATACGAAAACTAATGAACCGCGCTTAGTGCCGTTGCGTCAAGACAGCCGGGAAGTCGTTACAGAGTATTTGCAATGGCGAGAACAACAGGGAGAGGTTTTGACTAGCCTGAGTCCATTGATGATTTCACACCATGCTTCATATCAAGGCGAACGTTTGAGTTATCACGGTATTTACTTTGCTATCGAAAAAATAGGGGAAATTGCTGAAGTTGAAGGTTTGCATCCTCACTCCTTTCGTCATACCTATGCTACTGATTTATTACTGTTGGGTATTGATCCTACCCATGCTCGGAAGCTGACAGGACATCAAAGCGAGAGAGCATTTCGACGCTATACACTGCGTAGTGAACAAGAAGCGGCGATTTCTGCTTATTATCGCGCAATTGGCGAAGAAACAGAAGTAGAGTAA
- a CDS encoding ATP-binding protein — MKLTDWPNLANQNTAIVAVEYHTPDRMQILQQFYHWGEEQSLSVFLWNPGYCELQQLIQHQGQYILRSTHRGNNKDILQYLLSDYQPGIYLLEGMLNEEDGSQISQKLSYQLLNAYHQSLWSQQDNYWVLLETYVQLPLELQPFIPVLSNPLPNQQQVELIVQQFFDCCSDSTLANGYSYSKITSTNQALQLLIRACQGLPRGEINLLLQQCLGFTDQLEDIAQLVLDHKVNKLKGRGLEYIAQPDVPSSAGLDLLETRLATITCLLQPEAQKYHLQFPTGMLLWGPPGTGKSLSAKLAAKKMGLPLLAANWGVLLGSPHPDRALKEFIALVTSLAPCVLYWDDFDKGFAGWDSNADGGVARRLSAGLLTWMQEHQEPVYTIATINRLEMLPAELVRRFDDIFFVDLPHEGARYEVFNLHLAKYFPAFRGNDSPWSDEQWRRLLAEYRICTPAEIGNAVRRCAENAFAQGRAGKIEFEDLLKQRSLFTPAMERESEQMQAIRNQAIYAQPVSSQDVSRFAYQHRELFE; from the coding sequence ATGAAGTTGACAGACTGGCCTAATTTAGCTAACCAAAATACTGCAATTGTAGCTGTAGAATATCATACGCCTGATAGAATGCAGATTTTACAGCAGTTTTATCATTGGGGTGAGGAGCAGTCTTTGTCAGTCTTTCTCTGGAATCCCGGTTACTGTGAACTACAACAATTAATTCAGCATCAAGGTCAGTACATCTTACGGTCAACTCATAGGGGTAACAATAAGGATATTCTTCAGTATCTTTTGTCAGACTATCAACCAGGTATTTATTTGTTGGAGGGGATGCTCAACGAAGAAGATGGTAGCCAAATCAGTCAAAAACTTAGCTATCAATTACTGAATGCTTATCATCAATCTTTGTGGAGTCAGCAAGATAATTACTGGGTATTACTGGAAACTTACGTTCAACTACCTCTAGAATTACAGCCTTTTATTCCTGTACTGTCTAATCCATTGCCAAACCAACAGCAGGTAGAACTGATTGTACAGCAGTTTTTTGATTGTTGTTCGGACTCGACTTTAGCCAATGGCTATTCTTACTCAAAGATAACTTCAACAAACCAAGCACTACAATTGCTAATTCGTGCCTGTCAAGGTTTACCCAGAGGCGAGATAAATCTGCTACTACAGCAATGTTTAGGTTTTACAGATCAACTTGAGGACATCGCCCAATTAGTTCTTGATCATAAAGTTAACAAATTAAAGGGTCGAGGTTTAGAGTACATTGCTCAACCTGATGTCCCTTCATCTGCGGGGTTAGATTTACTGGAAACAAGGTTAGCAACTATTACCTGTTTGCTGCAACCAGAAGCACAAAAATATCACTTGCAGTTTCCCACGGGAATGTTGTTATGGGGACCGCCGGGTACTGGTAAAAGTTTGTCGGCTAAGTTAGCAGCCAAGAAAATGGGCTTGCCACTGTTAGCCGCTAATTGGGGTGTATTATTGGGTAGCCCTCATCCTGACCGAGCCTTAAAGGAATTTATTGCTTTGGTAACATCCCTTGCTCCTTGTGTTCTCTACTGGGATGACTTTGACAAGGGTTTTGCAGGTTGGGACTCGAATGCAGATGGAGGTGTAGCCCGGCGTTTGTCTGCGGGATTGTTAACCTGGATGCAGGAACACCAAGAACCTGTTTATACGATTGCTACTATCAACCGTCTAGAAATGCTACCTGCGGAATTAGTGCGCCGTTTTGATGATATCTTTTTTGTAGATTTACCTCATGAGGGGGCAAGATACGAAGTTTTCAATTTACATTTAGCTAAGTATTTTCCAGCTTTTCGAGGTAATGATTCGCCTTGGAGTGATGAGCAATGGCGGAGGCTTTTAGCTGAGTATAGAATTTGCACTCCCGCAGAAATTGGTAATGCTGTGCGTCGTTGCGCTGAGAATGCTTTTGCTCAAGGTAGAGCAGGAAAGATTGAGTTTGAGGATTTGTTGAAACAGCGATCGCTATTTACTCCGGCTATGGAGCGAGAATCAGAACAAATGCAAGCTATTCGCAATCAGGCTATTTATGCTCAACCTGTGTCAAGTCAGGATGTTTCACGGTTTGCTTATCAGCATCGGGAATTATTCGAGTAA
- a CDS encoding AAA family ATPase gives MLTEFTLANFKSYSTSGTVSSSAGSMSHLSKSRLPLGSLTVLIGANAAGKSNALEGLRFLSWLAQGQKLSSIQYAVNSAERVVRGRVNDLCHRGESSFTIGCRLDSTEWNELNITLNVRDGELHISRERIVDSTNPVPLYELNQPSEGINTDVSVAYNNFTQGKNKPRITCSDQMAIFVQLDSPARFDAKYENSQKIIPETVREYQRVLQNILFLDPVPAKMREYSFKSDKRLQEDGTNLSSVLYRLWENQPENQQAILNFIQSLPEQAIEGLDFLIGPRDEVMVRLAETFGNTRRYCEAALLSDGTLRVLAIAAAMLSATAGSLVVIEEIDNGVHPNRAKHLLSSIRDIAEKRKLRVLLSTHNPALMDALPDAALGYVVFCYRDPEEGNQGNSRLIRLGDMYDFPSLISQGPLGQLVTAGVVDRFVKSPHTPEDRKQQALAWLSRLQEYDNE, from the coding sequence ATGCTAACCGAATTTACCCTCGCCAACTTTAAAAGTTACAGTACAAGCGGAACTGTGAGCAGTTCGGCAGGCTCAATGTCCCACCTGTCGAAAAGCCGATTGCCTCTAGGATCTTTGACTGTCCTAATAGGAGCTAATGCCGCAGGTAAAAGTAACGCCCTCGAAGGTTTGCGCTTTCTGTCATGGCTGGCACAAGGGCAAAAACTCTCCAGCATTCAATATGCGGTGAATAGTGCAGAACGTGTTGTACGCGGTCGAGTCAATGATTTGTGTCATCGGGGAGAATCAAGTTTTACTATCGGTTGCCGTTTAGACTCAACAGAGTGGAACGAACTCAATATAACCCTCAATGTGCGTGATGGAGAACTGCACATCAGTAGAGAGCGAATTGTTGACTCAACAAATCCAGTTCCGCTATATGAGCTAAATCAGCCTTCTGAAGGGATAAATACTGATGTTAGTGTCGCGTATAACAATTTTACCCAAGGAAAGAACAAGCCACGAATAACGTGCAGTGATCAAATGGCTATCTTTGTGCAATTAGACAGCCCTGCCCGTTTTGATGCCAAATATGAAAATTCCCAAAAGATAATTCCAGAGACAGTCCGCGAATATCAACGAGTCTTACAGAATATCCTGTTTCTAGATCCCGTTCCCGCCAAAATGCGCGAGTACAGCTTCAAATCTGATAAGCGATTACAAGAAGATGGTACTAATCTGTCCAGCGTTCTCTATCGCTTGTGGGAGAACCAACCCGAAAATCAACAGGCAATTCTCAACTTTATCCAGAGTTTACCAGAACAGGCTATAGAAGGGCTAGATTTCCTTATTGGTCCACGAGATGAAGTCATGGTGCGACTAGCGGAAACTTTTGGTAATACCCGTCGCTATTGTGAAGCCGCATTGTTATCAGATGGCACATTGCGGGTGTTAGCGATCGCTGCTGCTATGCTATCGGCAACCGCAGGAAGTTTAGTAGTTATCGAAGAAATTGATAACGGTGTTCATCCCAACCGTGCCAAGCATCTACTGTCTAGCATCCGAGATATTGCCGAAAAGCGTAAATTACGAGTGCTGCTTTCCACACACAACCCAGCCCTAATGGATGCTTTACCCGATGCTGCTTTAGGCTATGTAGTCTTTTGTTACCGAGATCCAGAGGAAGGGAATCAAGGAAATAGTCGCCTGATCAGGCTTGGGGATATGTACGATTTTCCCAGTCTCATATCGCAAGGACCATTGGGACAACTGGTAACTGCTGGGGTAGTGGATAGGTTCGTTAAGTCACCCCACACACCTGAAGACAGAAAACAGCAAGCTCTGGCATGGCTGTCTCGTTTGCAGGAGTACGACAATGAGTAG
- a CDS encoding ParM/StbA family protein, translated as MPNIHALQKIFPAGFDNGYGSLKLFVDGFEVVRIPSYISTAEMEDVPGRIVFDGAAYTVGESAFRTGYHFDRNTDHNENKIKNALLMLFGGLAHLPHRKAWHLKLVVSLHDIGLAENLKQALNGEYQPILAGKKSDVTLEIIKVVPEGMGALFGHQLPPKLTVLDFGNGTTLYSRYNQGKREVHTPYPAGVEVLIEDIAEKMKHLNGGKIGNASQIRFCLERGHTKYSRDIDIKDIYTSCLKDWYEKFLKKPVSLTLDANHQGDEIWAIGGGCLLPGFKKLLEKNGFKILDNPVEANAYGLLEMAKAMINKTL; from the coding sequence ATGCCCAACATTCACGCCTTACAAAAAATTTTTCCAGCAGGATTCGATAACGGTTACGGCAGCTTGAAACTTTTTGTCGATGGATTTGAAGTTGTTCGTATCCCCAGCTATATTTCCACAGCAGAGATGGAAGATGTACCAGGAAGAATCGTCTTCGATGGTGCAGCTTACACCGTGGGAGAATCTGCCTTTCGTACAGGTTATCATTTTGACCGCAACACAGACCACAACGAAAACAAAATTAAAAATGCACTGTTGATGTTATTTGGTGGATTAGCACATCTGCCACATCGTAAAGCTTGGCATTTAAAATTAGTAGTCAGCTTACATGACATAGGACTAGCAGAAAATTTAAAACAAGCACTCAACGGAGAATATCAACCAATACTGGCAGGTAAAAAATCAGATGTCACCCTAGAAATAATCAAAGTTGTCCCAGAGGGAATGGGTGCATTGTTTGGGCATCAACTTCCACCCAAGCTCACAGTTTTAGATTTTGGTAATGGCACCACACTCTATTCTCGTTACAACCAGGGAAAGCGAGAAGTTCACACCCCCTACCCAGCAGGTGTAGAAGTTCTCATCGAAGACATTGCCGAAAAAATGAAACATCTCAACGGGGGGAAAATCGGTAACGCCTCCCAGATTCGATTTTGTTTGGAAAGGGGACATACCAAATACAGTCGTGACATTGATATTAAAGATATCTACACCAGTTGTTTGAAAGATTGGTATGAAAAATTCTTAAAGAAACCCGTAAGTCTGACATTAGATGCCAATCACCAGGGGGATGAAATTTGGGCGATTGGTGGAGGCTGCTTGTTACCTGGATTTAAGAAGCTATTGGAGAAGAACGGGTTCAAAATTCTGGACAATCCGGTAGAAGCTAATGCCTATGGATTGCTAGAGATGGCAAAAGCCATGATCAACAAGACTCTCTAG
- the iscB gene encoding RNA-guided endonuclease IscB, with product MSKVFVLDTNFIPLNPIHSAQARQLLRNKKAAIFRQFPFTIILKESRPDSPVSSLRLKIDPGAKFTGMALVNDSTGEVVFAAELKHRGFAIRDALTSRRQLRRSRRARKTRYRQPRFLNRTRPEGWLAPSLQSRIENIKTWVKKLRQFAPIGAISQELVRFDMQLMANPDLQGREYQQGTLAGYETREYLLEKWDRQCAYCGVKDVPFQVEHIHPRAKGGSDSITNLTLSCEKCNTKKGTKDIKDFLKKDPSRLEKILKQAKRPLADAASVNTTRLALLKVLKATGLPVETGSGGLTKFNRSQQKLEKTHWIDAACVGQLTPILNIKGVKPLLITANGHGTRQSCRTDKYGFPSRYVPRFKFVNGFQTGDIVKAVVTKGKKIGAYIGRVAVRTSGSFNISTVSGLIQGISYKYCKSIHKKDGYEYGK from the coding sequence ATGTCCAAAGTATTTGTTTTAGATACCAACTTCATACCGTTAAATCCAATTCATTCTGCACAAGCCAGACAACTATTAAGAAACAAAAAAGCAGCAATATTTAGACAGTTTCCGTTCACAATTATTCTCAAAGAATCGCGTCCTGACTCCCCAGTATCGTCGCTGAGATTAAAGATTGATCCTGGTGCAAAATTTACGGGAATGGCATTAGTTAACGATTCAACTGGCGAGGTTGTATTTGCTGCTGAATTAAAACATAGAGGCTTTGCAATTAGAGATGCTTTAACTTCTAGAAGACAATTAAGACGTTCTAGACGTGCAAGAAAAACTCGTTACAGACAACCAAGGTTCTTGAATAGAACACGTCCAGAGGGATGGTTAGCACCGAGCTTACAAAGTCGAATTGAGAATATCAAAACTTGGGTGAAAAAGTTGCGCCAATTTGCACCAATTGGGGCGATTAGTCAAGAATTGGTACGGTTTGATATGCAGTTAATGGCTAATCCTGATCTTCAAGGTAGGGAATATCAACAAGGAACTTTAGCTGGTTACGAAACCAGAGAATACTTACTAGAAAAGTGGGATAGACAATGTGCCTACTGTGGAGTGAAAGACGTTCCTTTTCAAGTAGAGCATATTCATCCACGAGCCAAAGGTGGTAGTGATTCAATTACAAATCTCACTTTAAGTTGCGAGAAATGTAATACCAAGAAGGGGACAAAAGATATCAAAGATTTCCTCAAAAAAGACCCATCAAGGTTAGAAAAAATACTGAAGCAAGCCAAAAGACCATTAGCTGATGCGGCCTCCGTCAACACAACTCGATTGGCATTACTAAAAGTTTTAAAAGCGACTGGATTACCTGTAGAAACTGGTTCAGGAGGGCTAACAAAATTCAATAGAAGTCAACAGAAACTAGAGAAAACGCACTGGATTGATGCAGCTTGTGTTGGTCAATTAACTCCAATTCTCAATATCAAAGGTGTTAAACCATTGTTAATTACAGCTAACGGTCACGGCACTAGACAATCTTGCAGAACTGACAAATACGGTTTTCCTTCTAGATATGTCCCCAGGTTCAAATTTGTTAATGGTTTTCAAACCGGAGACATTGTTAAAGCTGTTGTCACAAAAGGTAAAAAGATTGGGGCATATATCGGACGAGTAGCGGTGAGGACTAGCGGTAGTTTCAATATCTCAACAGTGTCTGGACTGATTCAAGGTATCTCTTACAAATACTGTAAATCAATTCACAAAAAGGACGGTTACGAATATGGAAAATAA
- a CDS encoding HNH endonuclease: MPSNSISTELRKLVVNRASGRCEYCLLHQDYSIYTHEVDHIIAVKHGGETAPENLALSCLSCNRHKGSDFATIDAATGEIVPLFNPRRQIWSDHFYFGGARIEGKTQMGKATTRLLQFNIPNRVLERKVLMSQEKYP; this comes from the coding sequence ATGCCTTCTAATTCAATTTCTACAGAACTTAGGAAGCTAGTTGTAAATAGAGCTTCAGGACGGTGTGAATATTGCTTACTGCACCAGGATTATTCGATTTATACTCACGAAGTAGATCATATTATCGCTGTTAAACATGGAGGTGAAACCGCGCCGGAAAACCTAGCACTTTCATGTCTATCATGCAATCGTCATAAAGGTTCTGATTTCGCTACTATCGATGCAGCTACAGGAGAAATTGTCCCATTGTTTAACCCACGCCGTCAAATTTGGTCAGACCATTTCTATTTTGGAGGTGCGAGAATTGAGGGAAAAACACAGATGGGAAAAGCCACTACCAGATTACTTCAATTTAATATTCCCAATCGGGTATTAGAAAGGAAAGTGTTAATGAGCCAAGAAAAATATCCGTAA
- the tumA gene encoding antitoxin TumA produces the protein MRKQVIEYTSPLDALIALTKQLNVYEIKYQMSSEDFFDKYSQGKTSDDEVFVEWAGNYQHYLALHQEITSKLQDVA, from the coding sequence ATGCGTAAACAAGTTATCGAATATACATCTCCACTAGATGCGTTGATTGCCCTTACTAAACAGTTAAATGTTTATGAAATCAAGTACCAAATGAGTTCTGAAGATTTTTTTGACAAATATAGCCAAGGAAAAACTTCTGATGATGAAGTGTTTGTCGAATGGGCAGGAAATTATCAGCATTATCTAGCTTTACACCAAGAAATAACCAGCAAACTCCAAGATGTCGCGTAA
- a CDS encoding nucleotidyltransferase family protein has protein sequence MKSIHEIREVLSLQKQSLCEIYQITEIGIFGSYARGEETEASDIDILVDYETVPTFIMLVEFRDYLSQLFGLKVDVVTKNGLKPRIRECVLSMRNS, from the coding sequence ATGAAAAGTATTCATGAAATTCGGGAAGTTTTATCACTACAAAAGCAATCTCTCTGTGAAATTTATCAAATTACAGAAATTGGGATTTTTGGTTCTTATGCTAGGGGTGAGGAGACGGAAGCAAGTGATATAGATATTTTGGTTGATTATGAAACAGTGCCTACTTTTATAATGTTGGTGGAATTTAGAGATTATTTAAGTCAGTTGTTTGGCTTAAAGGTGGATGTTGTTACTAAGAACGGGCTTAAACCACGGATTCGTGAGTGTGTTTTGTCAATGCGTAACTCCTAA
- a CDS encoding RNA-guided endonuclease InsQ/TnpB family protein, whose translation MLVFEFKAYGKSAQIKAVGDAIRTAQFIRNSCIRLWIDVKNTGKNDLNKYCAVLAAKFPFANELNSMARQASAERAWFSISRFYDNCKKGVSGKKGFPQFQKDCRSVEYKTSGWKLTDDRKFITFTDKKGIGRLKLKGTRDLHFYQINQIKRVRLVKRADGIYVQFCINVNRQEDIALSGNTIGLDVGLKEYYTDSEGVMIENPKFLRIGEKVLKRSQRRVSRKVKGSKNRGKARQILGKRHLKISRQRKDHAVKLARYVVQSNDLIAYEDLKIKNLVKNHCLAKSINDASWYQFRVWLEYFGQVFKKLTVAVNPQYTSQECSSCCEIVKKTLSTRTHVCRCGCVMDRDENAARNILRRGLGTVGHTETFMLDMSNALGDESSTQVGVILSEQVMSLIKESQRL comes from the coding sequence ATGCTTGTTTTTGAGTTTAAAGCTTACGGGAAGTCAGCGCAAATAAAAGCAGTAGGTGATGCAATTCGGACTGCACAGTTTATTCGCAATAGCTGTATTCGGCTATGGATAGATGTGAAAAACACAGGCAAAAATGATTTAAACAAATATTGTGCCGTACTTGCTGCTAAATTCCCCTTTGCAAATGAACTCAATTCAATGGCAAGACAAGCCAGTGCAGAACGAGCATGGTTTTCTATCTCTCGGTTTTATGATAATTGCAAAAAAGGGGTTTCCGGTAAAAAGGGCTTTCCTCAATTCCAGAAAGATTGTCGTTCTGTCGAATACAAAACTTCTGGCTGGAAACTAACCGATGACCGTAAGTTTATCACCTTCACCGATAAAAAAGGGATTGGGCGATTAAAACTTAAAGGAACTCGTGATCTGCATTTTTACCAAATTAACCAAATTAAACGGGTAAGATTGGTAAAACGTGCGGACGGTATTTATGTTCAATTTTGTATTAATGTCAACCGTCAAGAAGATATAGCACTATCAGGAAATACAATTGGGTTGGATGTAGGTTTGAAAGAATACTACACCGATTCTGAGGGCGTAATGATTGAGAATCCCAAATTTCTCCGTATTGGAGAAAAGGTTCTTAAACGTTCGCAACGTCGTGTTTCCAGAAAGGTAAAAGGTTCAAAAAATCGGGGCAAAGCTAGACAGATTTTAGGAAAACGCCATCTCAAAATAAGTAGGCAACGTAAAGACCATGCTGTGAAGTTAGCACGGTACGTAGTTCAGTCTAACGACTTGATAGCTTATGAAGATTTGAAAATTAAAAATTTGGTGAAAAATCATTGTTTAGCTAAGTCTATTAACGACGCATCTTGGTATCAGTTTCGTGTCTGGCTGGAATACTTTGGTCAGGTGTTCAAGAAGCTCACAGTTGCGGTTAATCCGCAATATACTAGCCAGGAATGTTCTAGCTGTTGTGAAATTGTGAAGAAAACTCTATCTACTCGCACCCACGTTTGTCGGTGTGGTTGTGTCATGGATAGAGATGAAAATGCAGCTAGAAATATCCTTCGTCGGGGATTGGGTACGGTAGGGCATACCGAAACCTTCATGCTAGACATGAGTAACGCTTTAGGAGATGAGTCCTCTACTCAGGTTGGAGTAATCCTGTCTGAGCAAGTCATGTCTTTGATCAAAGAATCTCAGCGGCTTTAG
- a CDS encoding IS1634 family transposase yields MKESQEAIQTLDIDHLGIVAGIIDEMELVEEVNKMVGIKTKETLTPGQVVKAMILNGLGFLSAPLYLFGEFFVGKATEHLIGEGVLPEHLNDDKLGRELDKYHQIGTTKIFTAVAIKAAHKFQVETDIIHLDGTSMSVEGEYKKEIEEIEQTKQETAEDKLEREQEMKAIEIVHGYSRDKRPDLKQFIIDMIVTGDGDIPLYLKVDSGNVDDKSVFVERLKEFKKQWTFEGISVADSALYTTENLAAMRELKWITRVPLSIKEAKNKIVDIKESEWKNGQIPGYKIAAKESEYGGIKQRWIIVESEIRKKSSIQQVEKQVKKQESKAKAALSKLSRQEFACQADAKIAIEKLSKSWKYHQIKEIEYIEKPEYKTAGRPSKLTEPSQIKYQVKGEIETRGEVIETEKIKAGRFILATNVLDRNELSDEQVLEEYKAQQSNERGFRFLKDPLFFTSSVFVKTPERVEAIAMIMGLCLLVYNLAQRKLRQELAKFDDGIRNQVKKITNKPTMRWVFQMFQAVHLVIINGQKQMSNLTEEREKIVRYLGKSCSKYYLIT; encoded by the coding sequence ATGAAAGAGTCTCAAGAAGCCATACAAACCCTAGATATAGACCATTTAGGAATAGTAGCGGGAATAATAGACGAGATGGAATTGGTAGAAGAAGTGAATAAAATGGTAGGAATAAAAACAAAAGAAACCCTAACACCAGGACAAGTAGTAAAAGCAATGATCTTAAATGGATTAGGGTTTTTAAGCGCCCCATTATACCTATTTGGAGAATTTTTCGTAGGAAAAGCAACAGAACATCTAATAGGAGAAGGAGTATTACCAGAGCATTTAAATGACGACAAACTAGGAAGAGAACTAGACAAATATCATCAAATAGGAACAACAAAAATATTTACAGCAGTAGCCATAAAAGCAGCCCATAAATTCCAAGTAGAAACGGATATTATCCATTTAGATGGAACATCAATGAGTGTAGAAGGAGAGTACAAAAAAGAAATCGAAGAAATAGAACAAACAAAACAAGAAACAGCAGAGGATAAATTAGAAAGAGAACAAGAAATGAAAGCAATAGAAATAGTTCATGGATACTCAAGAGATAAAAGACCAGACCTCAAACAATTTATCATAGACATGATAGTAACAGGAGATGGAGACATCCCATTATATTTAAAAGTAGACTCAGGAAATGTAGATGATAAAAGTGTATTTGTAGAGAGATTAAAAGAATTTAAAAAACAATGGACATTTGAGGGAATAAGTGTAGCAGATAGTGCCTTGTATACAACAGAAAACTTAGCAGCAATGAGAGAACTGAAATGGATAACAAGAGTACCACTAAGTATCAAAGAAGCAAAAAATAAAATCGTAGATATAAAAGAATCAGAATGGAAAAATGGTCAAATACCAGGCTATAAAATAGCAGCCAAAGAATCAGAATATGGAGGCATAAAACAAAGATGGATAATCGTCGAAAGTGAAATCAGAAAAAAATCAAGTATCCAACAGGTAGAAAAACAAGTAAAAAAACAGGAATCAAAAGCAAAAGCCGCACTCAGTAAACTATCCAGGCAAGAGTTTGCCTGTCAGGCAGATGCTAAAATAGCAATAGAAAAGCTATCAAAATCCTGGAAATATCACCAAATAAAAGAAATTGAATACATAGAGAAACCAGAATATAAAACAGCAGGTAGACCAAGCAAATTGACCGAACCAAGTCAAATAAAATATCAAGTTAAAGGTGAAATAGAAACAAGGGGAGAAGTAATAGAAACTGAAAAAATCAAAGCAGGGAGATTTATATTAGCAACGAATGTATTAGATAGAAATGAATTGAGTGATGAACAGGTATTAGAAGAATACAAAGCCCAACAATCTAACGAAAGAGGATTTAGATTTTTAAAAGACCCATTGTTTTTTACATCAAGCGTATTTGTCAAAACCCCGGAAAGAGTAGAAGCAATAGCAATGATAATGGGATTGTGTTTGTTAGTCTATAACCTTGCCCAAAGAAAATTAAGGCAAGAATTAGCTAAATTTGATGATGGGATTAGAAATCAAGTTAAGAAAATCACAAATAAACCGACAATGAGGTGGGTATTTCAGATGTTTCAGGCTGTACATTTGGTAATCATAAATGGACAGAAACAAATGAGCAATTTAACGGAGGAACGTGAAAAGATTGTCAGATATTTAGGAAAGAGTTGTAGTAAATATTATCTAATTACTTGA
- a CDS encoding HNH endonuclease, whose product MSKTYIPSNLRQIVFERAQGCCEYCLIPEMLVLATHQIDHVIAEKHDGATVLENLALSCSLCNQAKGSDIASIDPESGDTVRLYKITG is encoded by the coding sequence ATGAGTAAAACTTATATTCCTAGCAATTTACGACAAATTGTATTTGAACGCGCTCAGGGGTGTTGTGAGTATTGTTTAATTCCAGAGATGTTGGTTTTGGCTACTCATCAGATTGATCATGTGATTGCAGAAAAACATGATGGTGCAACGGTGTTAGAAAATTTGGCGCTGTCCTGTTCGCTATGTAATCAGGCTAAAGGTAGTGATATTGCTTCAATTGATCCAGAATCTGGTGATACGGTGAGACTTTATAAAATAACTGGGTAA